taGAAAAAAAGGAACATATAGAAGGAGAAAATCAATAGAAAGACACCTACAAACTTAGGAGCGTGAAGAGCAAATCTGGTGAGACGTGGGCAATTTGCAGCAGTCTGAAAGCTTCGAAtagttcttctttttttcttttttttcttttttcttttttgggtaaTTTCAGCTCTACTCCAACTAATATCTTGCACAACAGAATATCATTCTTATTGACTATACTTcaaaacaacaatcaaacatccCCAGCAAGTCGATGATACAGGTATAATCTACATTTTCTCAATGAAAAATGAAGGAATTCAATAACAAATAGAATCGAATGtctctgttggaacatatgtTCAAAAGGGAAATCCTTTGCATTCATGTTTCTTGGAGGATTCCGCCAACCTTCTAACACATTTAACGCTTCTATAACACTCCATCAATTCATTAGCCACGTCTTCCGGATGGCAATTTATAAAGGCCTTAATGAACCGCTTTTCTGTCATCCTCATTGCTCTTAACAATGAAGGACCGGTCACTCGAGGTTCCAGACCCATATCATCTATCTTTAGCCCTAAATAATACCTCGGCTTTATAGCAgtttccaaattcaagaacaacaaacaTGGGTTATCAAGAACCAAATTAGCAGAAAGCTTCATCGTACCCAATATAAACGTCATGTTTCTCTGAACCTTATCGACAGACAATGTTACCAAAAAAGGAGACTTTCCGAAAAGCCTAAAAACCTCATCTTCAGTAAAACCATGTTTCTCCAAATTAGCCACCTTTTCACGTATAGTCTCCGAACGCGAAATAGCAAACAATGTAATCACATGTTTATACATCCTAGTACCCTTTACGACCCCGGTTCTTCTTACATAATCCATTTTTTCGTCATCCAAACAACTTCTCGGTATCAAAGTTGGTCTAGCTAATAGCATTGAAATTAAATCACTTCTACTAAGACCCAACTGTTCATAAAACGCAACAGTTGGTTTAATCTGTTTATGAAAATCATAAGTAAGCAAAGACGGGTTTCTTACAATGGCTTTAAGAAGAACTTCTTTAGTACCAAACAAAGATTGAAAAAACTCAAGACGTTCATCTAAACAACGATTAATCCGACAATTAAGGAAACGAGGACGACAATTAAGGATTTTGGTTAAGTCAGATGAAGGTATACCTAAATCAGTGAGTATTTTGAGCTTTGAATGAAGGTTTTTAACGTCCATTTTTTGTAAAGATGGACGGCGTTGGAAAATCTTGGAAATGTCATCTTCAGTACAACCCATTTGCCTAAACAAATCTGCTGGTTGTTTGGAAGTAGTAGTACTGAGGGGTTCTTTTATTTGGTCTTCTGTTTGGTCTTCTTGTAGGGTTTCAGGAAGAGAAGGTAAAGCAGCAGCTGCAGATATGGTGAGGAATCTGAATCTGGTGGGGTTTAAGGGGATAACAAGGGCTTTAGAAGAATTGAATAATAGGAAACGAAATTGAGTAAAAGCATTGAAATTAGTTGCTTTCATGATTAAGGCAAAGATAGATAGAGCAAAAAAT
Above is a genomic segment from Lycium barbarum isolate Lr01 chromosome 12, ASM1917538v2, whole genome shotgun sequence containing:
- the LOC132621986 gene encoding uncharacterized protein LOC132621986 isoform X2, with product MKATNFNAFTQFRFLLFNSSKALVIPLNPTRFRFLTISAAAALPSLPETLQEDQTEDQIKEPLSTTTSKQPADLFRQMGCTEDDISKIFQRRPSLQKMDVKNLHSKLKILTDLGLNDMLKTAQTNSWIKGFNVSTRSGDNLEISHLQ
- the LOC132621986 gene encoding transcription termination factor MTERF9, chloroplastic isoform X1 yields the protein MKATNFNAFTQFRFLLFNSSKALVIPLNPTRFRFLTISAAAALPSLPETLQEDQTEDQIKEPLSTTTSKQPADLFRQMGCTEDDISKIFQRRPSLQKMDVKNLHSKLKILTDLGIPSSDLTKILNCRPRFLNCRINRCLDERLEFFQSLFGTKEVLLKAIVRNPSLLTYDFHKQIKPTVAFYEQLGLSRSDLISMLLARPTLIPRSCLDDEKMDYVRRTGVVKGTRMYKHVITLFAISRSETIREKVANLEKHGFTEDEVFRLFGKSPFLVTLSVDKVQRNMTFILGTMKLSANLVLDNPCLLFLNLETAIKPRYYLGLKIDDMGLEPRVTGPSLLRAMRMTEKRFIKAFINCHPEDVANELMECYRSVKCVRRLAESSKKHECKGFPF